The following are encoded together in the Bacillus sp. V2I10 genome:
- the parC gene encoding DNA topoisomerase IV subunit A has product MTQPEKFRDLPLEDVIGDRFGRYSKYIIQDRALPDARDGLKPVQRRILYAMHVDGNTNDKNFRKSAKTVGNVIGNYHPHGDTSVYDAMVRMSQDWKVRNLLIEMHGNNGSNDGDPPAAMRYTEARLSPIASELLRDIDKRTVEFVPNFDDTSQEPLVLPAMYPNLLVNGSTGISAGYATDIPPHHLGEVIDAVMKRIDQPNCSVDELMTVINGPDFPTGGIIQGIEGIKKAYETGKGKIIIRGKAEIESIRGGKQQIVITEIPFEVNKANLVKRMDEFRIERKLDGIAEVRDETDRTGMRIVVELKKEADAQGILNYLYKNSDLQVPYNFNMVAIHNRRPTLMTLPTILDAYIAHQKEVITNRSNYDLQKARERQHIVEGLIKALSILDEVIATIRASKDKRDAKDNLISKFQFTELQAEAIVSLQLYRLTNTDITALQNEAKELDEKITALLEILNNEKRLYQVIKADLKKIKKTYADERRSVIENEIQEIKINLEVMIASEDVIVTVTKDGYIKRTSGRSYAASNGQDFGMKETDRLLAKYDVNTTDVVLLFTNKGNYIYCPVHELPDIRWKDLGQHIANIVNLERDEQLIKAIPVKDFTTEQYLLFVTKNGMVKKTELKLYKAQRYSKALMAVNLKNDDVLIDVHVTSGRDDLFIATQFGYGLWFSEEEVNIVGARAAGVKGINLKEGDSVVGGSAFTAGEIPQVVIVTQRGAAKKMSLKEFEKTSRAKRGLIMLRELKNNPHRLVGMQIIQPEDTIIIKTEKGQIEEIAPKTLRANDRYSNGSFFIDEGDSGSVKEVWRITK; this is encoded by the coding sequence ATGACACAGCCAGAAAAATTTCGCGATCTCCCTCTTGAAGATGTGATAGGTGACCGTTTTGGGCGTTACAGTAAATACATCATTCAAGACAGAGCATTGCCTGATGCACGCGATGGGCTTAAGCCTGTTCAGCGCAGAATCCTTTATGCAATGCATGTGGATGGAAATACGAATGACAAAAACTTCCGCAAATCCGCAAAAACAGTCGGTAACGTAATCGGCAACTACCATCCTCATGGAGATACATCCGTATATGACGCCATGGTGAGGATGAGCCAGGATTGGAAGGTCCGCAATCTGCTGATTGAAATGCACGGAAACAACGGAAGCAACGACGGAGATCCTCCAGCTGCGATGCGTTACACAGAAGCAAGGCTTTCTCCGATTGCATCGGAACTTCTCCGTGATATTGATAAACGTACGGTTGAATTTGTGCCAAACTTTGATGATACCAGCCAGGAACCTCTCGTCCTGCCTGCCATGTACCCGAATTTGCTCGTAAACGGCTCAACTGGGATTTCAGCAGGCTATGCGACGGATATTCCTCCTCATCACTTAGGTGAAGTGATCGACGCTGTCATGAAAAGGATTGATCAGCCGAACTGTTCGGTTGATGAGCTAATGACGGTGATTAATGGTCCTGATTTTCCGACTGGAGGAATCATTCAGGGAATCGAAGGCATTAAGAAAGCCTATGAAACAGGAAAAGGCAAGATCATCATTAGAGGAAAAGCAGAAATTGAAAGCATCAGAGGCGGAAAGCAGCAAATCGTCATTACGGAAATCCCTTTTGAAGTGAATAAAGCCAATCTTGTCAAACGGATGGATGAGTTCAGAATTGAACGGAAGCTGGATGGCATTGCAGAAGTCCGTGACGAAACAGACCGCACAGGCATGCGAATCGTGGTTGAGCTGAAGAAGGAAGCAGATGCACAAGGCATCCTGAACTATCTTTATAAAAACAGTGATTTGCAGGTGCCTTACAATTTCAATATGGTTGCCATTCATAACAGAAGGCCAACGTTAATGACGCTTCCGACAATCTTAGATGCGTATATTGCACACCAAAAAGAAGTCATTACTAACCGCTCCAACTATGACTTGCAAAAAGCACGCGAAAGACAGCATATTGTTGAAGGTTTAATCAAGGCACTCTCGATTCTTGATGAAGTAATTGCGACAATTCGTGCTTCAAAAGACAAGCGGGATGCTAAAGATAACCTAATTTCTAAATTTCAGTTTACAGAGCTTCAGGCAGAAGCCATTGTCTCCTTGCAGCTATACCGATTAACCAATACGGATATAACGGCGCTTCAAAATGAAGCAAAAGAGCTTGATGAAAAAATCACAGCCCTTCTTGAAATCCTGAATAATGAAAAAAGATTATATCAAGTTATCAAAGCAGATCTGAAAAAAATCAAAAAGACGTATGCTGATGAAAGAAGATCTGTCATTGAAAATGAAATTCAGGAGATTAAAATCAATCTTGAAGTCATGATCGCTTCAGAAGATGTAATCGTCACGGTGACGAAAGACGGCTACATTAAACGCACAAGCGGACGGTCATATGCAGCATCAAACGGCCAGGACTTTGGAATGAAGGAAACAGACCGTTTACTCGCTAAATATGACGTAAATACAACTGATGTCGTCCTTCTCTTTACAAATAAAGGAAATTACATCTATTGCCCTGTGCATGAATTGCCTGATATCCGCTGGAAGGACCTTGGGCAGCATATCGCCAATATCGTAAATCTCGAGCGGGATGAACAGCTGATAAAAGCGATTCCGGTCAAAGACTTTACCACTGAACAATACTTGCTGTTTGTCACAAAAAACGGCATGGTCAAAAAAACGGAGTTAAAGCTGTACAAAGCACAACGATATTCTAAGGCATTGATGGCAGTAAACTTAAAAAATGATGATGTCCTGATTGATGTGCATGTTACATCTGGCAGAGATGATCTTTTTATCGCTACACAGTTCGGGTACGGCTTATGGTTCTCAGAGGAAGAAGTGAACATTGTAGGAGCAAGAGCAGCGGGTGTGAAAGGCATTAACTTAAAAGAGGGAGATTCCGTAGTCGGAGGCTCAGCATTTACAGCCGGTGAAATTCCTCAAGTTGTCATCGTTACACAAAGAGGAGCGGCGAAAAAAATGTCACTCAAGGAATTTGAAAAAACCTCACGTGCAAAACGCGGATTGATCATGCTGCGCGAGCTTAAAAATAACCCTCACCGGTTAGTCGGCATGCAGATCATTCAGCCGGAGGATACGATTATAATCAAAACGGAAAAAGGACAGATTGAAGAAATTGCACCTAAAACCTTAAGAGCAAATGATCGTTACAGCAACGGTTCATTTTTCATAGATGAAGGAGATTCAGGATCTGTAAAAGAAGTTTGGCGCATAACGAAATAA
- the parE gene encoding DNA topoisomerase IV subunit B, with amino-acid sequence MDKQQQQFDYNDDAIQVLEGLEAVRKRPGMYIGSTDARGLHHLVYEIVDNSVDEALGGFGDHIIVKIHKDNSVSVQDKGRGMPTGMHKLGKPTAEVIMTVLHAGGKFGQGGYKTSGGLHGVGASVVNALSEWVVVTIHRDGYVYEQRFENGGKPATTLEKIGKSGKTGTIIHFKPDPAIFSTTTYNAETLSERLRESAFLLKDLKIELIDERNQTKDVYHYDTGIEAFVSYLNEEKDSLHNVVSFEGIQNSIEVEFAFQFNDGYSENILSFVNNVRTKDGGTHEAGSKTAMTRAFNEYARKVGILKEKDKNLDGSDIREGLSAIISVRIPEELLQFEGQTKGKLGTSEARSAVDSVVSENLAYFLEENPETSTLLVRKAIKAFQAREAARKAREEARSGKKRKRSEATLSGKLTPAQSRNPQRNEIYLVEGDSAGGSAKQGRDRRFQAVLPLRGKVINTEKAKLADIFKNEEINTIIHAIGAGVGADFNVEDCNYDKVIIMTDADTDGAHIQVLILTFFYRYMKPLIEAGKVFIALPPLYKVSKGTGKKAVVEYAWSDEELQDVLKKVGKGYMIQRYKGLGEMNADQLWETTMDPETRTLIRVRIDDAARAERRVTTLMGDKVEPRRKWIESNVAFGLDEETNILENENLSVAEEE; translated from the coding sequence TTGGATAAGCAGCAGCAGCAGTTTGATTACAATGATGATGCGATTCAAGTATTAGAAGGATTAGAAGCAGTGCGGAAAAGACCGGGTATGTATATCGGCAGCACTGATGCGAGAGGCTTGCATCACCTCGTCTATGAAATCGTTGATAATTCCGTTGATGAAGCATTAGGCGGATTTGGTGATCACATAATTGTTAAAATACATAAAGATAATAGTGTGTCTGTTCAGGACAAAGGGCGCGGGATGCCAACAGGGATGCACAAGCTCGGTAAACCAACTGCAGAAGTTATTATGACAGTTCTGCATGCCGGAGGGAAATTCGGACAAGGCGGATATAAAACAAGCGGCGGGCTCCATGGCGTTGGTGCCTCTGTAGTTAACGCACTGTCAGAATGGGTTGTTGTCACCATCCATCGCGATGGATATGTCTATGAACAGCGATTTGAAAATGGCGGTAAACCTGCAACAACTCTAGAGAAAATCGGGAAGTCGGGAAAAACAGGCACAATCATTCATTTCAAGCCTGATCCAGCCATATTCAGCACTACAACATATAACGCTGAGACATTAAGCGAACGCTTACGGGAATCCGCTTTTCTTTTAAAAGACCTGAAAATTGAGCTGATTGATGAACGGAATCAGACAAAAGACGTTTACCACTACGATACAGGGATCGAAGCGTTTGTCTCCTATTTGAATGAAGAAAAGGATTCCCTGCACAATGTTGTCTCCTTTGAAGGAATACAAAACAGCATTGAAGTTGAATTCGCTTTTCAATTTAACGACGGATACTCAGAGAATATCCTATCGTTTGTAAATAACGTCCGGACAAAAGACGGCGGAACACATGAAGCGGGTTCGAAAACGGCCATGACCCGTGCATTTAATGAATACGCCAGAAAAGTCGGCATTTTGAAAGAAAAAGATAAAAACCTTGACGGATCAGATATACGAGAAGGACTTTCCGCGATCATTTCCGTCCGGATCCCTGAAGAGCTGCTGCAATTTGAAGGGCAGACCAAGGGAAAGCTCGGCACAAGTGAGGCAAGATCTGCTGTTGATTCTGTCGTATCGGAAAATCTTGCTTACTTTTTAGAGGAAAACCCGGAGACAAGCACGCTGCTTGTCAGAAAAGCGATAAAAGCTTTCCAGGCACGGGAAGCAGCCCGGAAAGCCCGCGAGGAAGCAAGAAGCGGAAAGAAAAGAAAACGTTCTGAGGCCACGCTCAGCGGAAAACTTACCCCTGCACAATCCAGAAATCCTCAAAGAAATGAAATTTATCTGGTTGAGGGTGATTCTGCCGGCGGTTCAGCGAAACAGGGACGGGACAGACGCTTTCAGGCCGTTCTTCCATTGCGCGGAAAAGTCATTAACACAGAAAAAGCAAAGCTTGCAGACATTTTCAAAAATGAAGAGATTAATACAATCATCCATGCCATCGGAGCAGGTGTCGGAGCCGATTTTAATGTGGAAGATTGCAATTACGATAAAGTCATTATCATGACAGATGCTGATACAGACGGAGCGCATATTCAAGTGCTGATTTTGACTTTCTTTTACCGCTATATGAAGCCGCTCATTGAAGCAGGCAAAGTTTTTATCGCTCTGCCGCCTTTATACAAAGTCAGCAAAGGAACAGGAAAAAAAGCGGTCGTGGAATATGCCTGGTCAGATGAAGAGCTTCAGGATGTTCTAAAGAAAGTTGGAAAAGGCTACATGATTCAGCGCTACAAAGGTCTTGGAGAAATGAACGCAGATCAGCTGTGGGAAACGACAATGGATCCCGAGACTAGAACATTAATCCGTGTCCGCATTGACGATGCCGCACGTGCTGAGAGACGCGTCACAACATTGATGGGTGACAAAGTTGAGCCTAGACGGAAATGGATAGAAAGCAATGTAGCTTTTGGCTTAGATGAAGAAACCAACATCTTAGAAAACGAGAACTTATCCGTCGCAGAGGAGGAATAA